In Arthrobacter citreus, a single genomic region encodes these proteins:
- a CDS encoding amidohydrolase, which yields MKKLWYNGLFYTMESEGEKVESIITEDDRIVKTGTYNSLLSFLDGEQFEKINCNGKTGFPGFIDSHLHLIGHGEAKNRVDLTKCSTYSEMLERMKKAVSESGSNEWIIGEGWNENEWNSIPAFSIDDLNRLSNTNPIVLKRTCRHVYFVNSLALNKASINDDMQIEGGQIGFSEDGQLNGLLYDEAVNLVLKSMPAPDDLYLSKAIISAIKDCYQHGIVGAVTEDLSYYGNANLVIDLYEQLLNEVPFHTHVLIHHTTLDEVKERLHSGNKNVSFGGVKAFIDGSFGGRTALLEKPYEDDNRITGLQVTSPEKLEVITKKARENNLPIAFHMIGDLAVKQGIDAVKKYPNQGELPDRFIHCALLSPKLIEEMKKLNIVVDVQTSFLYADYPWLVDRIGNSRNHYAFLMKSLLNESIALANGSDTPIDTVNPWQGIYTAVTRKAKNGEVYNIQEAISLFEAIKLYTVDSAASFGQDDKRGLIKEGYFADLILFDEDPFVLDPNSLLSVKCSETICRGNTVYRKSEERY from the coding sequence ATGAAAAAGCTTTGGTATAATGGTTTATTTTATACGATGGAAAGTGAAGGGGAAAAGGTAGAGTCAATTATTACAGAAGATGACCGAATAGTAAAAACTGGCACATATAATTCGCTATTATCTTTTTTAGATGGTGAACAATTTGAGAAGATTAATTGTAATGGGAAAACTGGTTTTCCTGGATTTATAGATAGTCATTTACATCTAATTGGACATGGTGAAGCGAAAAATCGCGTCGACTTGACGAAGTGTAGTACATATAGTGAAATGCTAGAGCGTATGAAAAAAGCAGTTAGTGAATCAGGTTCTAATGAATGGATCATAGGTGAGGGATGGAACGAAAACGAATGGAATTCAATACCAGCTTTTAGCATCGACGATTTAAATCGATTATCGAATACAAATCCGATTGTGTTAAAAAGGACTTGTCGACATGTTTATTTTGTCAATTCCCTTGCACTTAATAAAGCAAGTATAAATGACGATATGCAGATTGAAGGTGGACAAATTGGATTCTCCGAGGATGGACAGTTAAACGGTTTATTGTATGATGAAGCTGTCAATTTAGTCCTTAAATCAATGCCGGCACCGGATGATCTATATTTGTCAAAAGCAATTATTTCCGCAATAAAAGATTGTTATCAACATGGTATTGTTGGTGCCGTTACGGAGGATTTATCTTACTATGGTAATGCCAATTTAGTCATTGATTTATATGAACAACTTTTAAATGAAGTTCCATTCCATACTCATGTCTTAATTCATCACACGACTTTAGATGAGGTTAAAGAAAGATTACATAGCGGAAATAAAAATGTATCATTCGGAGGCGTAAAAGCATTTATTGATGGTTCATTTGGTGGTAGAACAGCCCTGCTTGAAAAACCTTATGAAGACGACAATAGGATCACTGGATTACAGGTGACTTCCCCAGAAAAATTAGAAGTAATTACGAAAAAAGCACGTGAAAATAATTTACCAATTGCATTTCATATGATTGGTGACTTAGCTGTAAAGCAAGGTATTGATGCAGTTAAAAAGTATCCTAATCAAGGTGAGTTACCAGATCGATTTATTCATTGTGCTCTTTTATCTCCTAAGCTAATTGAGGAAATGAAAAAATTAAATATCGTTGTTGATGTACAAACGTCATTTTTATATGCTGATTACCCATGGTTAGTAGATCGAATCGGTAATAGTAGAAACCACTATGCATTCTTGATGAAGTCTTTACTAAATGAATCAATTGCTTTAGCGAATGGATCAGATACACCGATTGATACAGTTAATCCATGGCAAGGAATTTATACAGCAGTTACTCGAAAAGCAAAAAATGGAGAAGTCTATAATATTCAAGAAGCAATTAGCTTATTCGAAGCAATTAAACTTTACACAGTTGATAGTGCGGCATCATTTGGTCAAGATGACAAAAGAGGATTAATAAAAGAAGGGTATTTCGCTGATTTGATTCTGTTTGATGAAGATCCCTTTGTGTTAGATCCAAACAGTCTACTATCTGTAAAATGTAGTGAAACTATTTGCCGAGGAAATACTGTTTATAGAAAGTCAGAGGAGCGATATTAA
- a CDS encoding DUF2156 domain-containing protein: MKPILKESIHKTTIETIQQLIDTYGGTSLTHLGLLGDKKVFLSEDQKSAFIYRKQSNKLVVLCDPIGEVSFEKLIEFENYCKSIKCIPSFYQIDEKSKMLYEKAGYRLLKLGEEAIVELEQFEITGKKGAKLRTKRNKFIRQGYQFEVNMPGHSIELLQELKEVSDEWLNGREELSFSVGSFHFDYVSNFPVGILRNINGHVIAFTTLPIQGDNITIDLMRYLKELPYGTMDMLFVSIMFWAKENGFKSCSLGMAPLANVGLDSSASYIEKFAKIIFKYGNSIYNFKGLLTFKSKFANKWESKYLAYKPYTLMSVITSLYLLVHGQKNLNYITRLKKPILKKANIS, from the coding sequence ATGAAACCAATTTTAAAAGAATCAATTCATAAAACTACAATTGAGACCATTCAACAACTTATTGATACATATGGTGGGACATCATTAACTCATCTGGGATTACTTGGTGATAAAAAAGTATTTCTATCAGAAGATCAAAAGTCTGCATTTATTTATCGTAAACAAAGTAACAAATTAGTTGTTTTATGCGATCCAATTGGAGAGGTTTCTTTTGAAAAGTTAATAGAGTTTGAAAATTATTGTAAAAGTATTAAATGTATTCCAAGCTTTTATCAAATAGATGAAAAATCAAAAATGTTATACGAAAAAGCCGGTTATCGGTTGTTAAAATTAGGTGAAGAAGCAATTGTTGAACTTGAACAGTTTGAAATTACAGGCAAAAAAGGAGCAAAACTAAGAACGAAAAGGAATAAATTTATTCGACAAGGCTATCAATTTGAAGTAAATATGCCTGGTCATTCGATTGAACTACTTCAAGAATTAAAAGAAGTTTCGGATGAATGGTTAAATGGTAGGGAAGAATTGTCTTTTTCAGTAGGATCATTCCATTTTGATTATGTTTCAAATTTTCCTGTAGGAATTTTAAGAAATATAAATGGTCATGTCATTGCTTTTACTACATTGCCAATACAAGGTGATAATATAACGATTGATTTAATGAGATATTTAAAAGAATTACCATATGGAACGATGGATATGCTTTTTGTTTCTATTATGTTTTGGGCTAAAGAAAACGGTTTTAAAAGCTGCAGTCTTGGAATGGCTCCACTTGCGAATGTCGGATTAGATTCAAGTGCATCCTATATTGAAAAATTTGCAAAGATCATTTTTAAGTATGGTAACTCAATTTATAACTTTAAAGGATTATTGACGTTTAAAAGTAAATTTGCGAACAAATGGGAGTCAAAGTACTTAGCTTATAAGCCGTATACTTTAATGTCGGTCATTACATCTTTGTACCTTCTTGTCCACGGACAAAAAAACTTAAATTATATAACTAGATTAAAAAAACCAATCCTCAAAAAGGCGAACATAAGTTAA
- the tpx gene encoding thiol peroxidase: MASVTFKNNPVTLVGQEVKVGEKAPSFTVLANDLSPVTLEASAGKVRLISAVPSVDTGICDAQTRRFNEELSNVENVEVLTISMDLPFAQKRWCAASGLENVHTLSDHRDASFGEAFGVLMQELRLLARAVFVVDSNDVVTYVEYVAEGTTHPNYEAAIEAVKAAK; this comes from the coding sequence ATGGCATCTGTAACATTTAAAAACAATCCAGTAACTCTTGTTGGACAAGAAGTAAAAGTAGGAGAAAAAGCTCCAAGCTTTACTGTTTTAGCAAATGATTTAAGCCCAGTAACTTTAGAAGCTTCAGCTGGTAAAGTTCGCTTAATTAGCGCAGTACCATCTGTAGACACTGGTATTTGTGATGCACAAACTCGTCGTTTTAACGAAGAATTATCAAACGTAGAAAACGTAGAAGTTTTAACAATTTCTATGGACTTACCATTCGCACAAAAAAGATGGTGTGCTGCTAGTGGTTTAGAAAATGTACATACTTTATCTGATCACCGTGATGCATCTTTTGGTGAAGCATTTGGTGTATTAATGCAAGAATTACGTTTATTAGCTCGTGCAGTATTCGTAGTAGACTCAAATGATGTTGTTACTTACGTTGAGTACGTAGCAGAAGGTACAACTCATCCAAACTATGAAGCAGCAATCGAAGCTGTAAAAGCTGCAAAATAA
- a CDS encoding DUF2953 domain-containing protein produces the protein MNVKLSILKNLVHFNFTVPLKRPKEVKEDVSDLEKKRDISVFQQIDFFINLYSNGHTIITKFLRSVQIYNLTYHIHFGVGNSALTGISIGTAYSAIGIFENLLSKFTVLHHPPTIDITPNYYTNIMETTGKIRFSFSVRKAVFAGLLFLKAYLKTRKEFKATHPIETN, from the coding sequence ATGAATGTTAAACTTTCTATTTTGAAAAACTTAGTACATTTTAACTTTACAGTTCCTTTAAAAAGACCAAAAGAAGTTAAGGAAGATGTGTCGGATTTAGAGAAGAAAAGGGACATCTCTGTCTTTCAACAAATTGATTTTTTCATAAATTTATATTCGAATGGACATACTATCATTACGAAATTTCTAAGGTCTGTACAAATTTACAATTTAACTTACCATATTCATTTTGGTGTTGGAAACTCTGCTTTAACAGGGATATCGATCGGAACGGCTTATAGTGCAATTGGAATTTTTGAAAACTTATTAAGCAAATTTACGGTTTTACATCATCCTCCAACGATCGATATTACACCGAACTATTATACAAATATAATGGAAACGACTGGTAAAATCAGGTTTTCATTTTCGGTACGAAAGGCAGTATTTGCGGGATTATTATTTTTAAAAGCTTATTTGAAAACTAGAAAAGAATTTAAAGCAACACATCCAATCGAAACTAATTAG
- the proC gene encoding pyrroline-5-carboxylate reductase, whose product MNKKIGFIGCGKMAQAMIGGLIDSNVIGKNQIYVSARSNETLEKVKNLYGVLTLKSNIELAQQVDYLFLAVKPDLYPTIIEEIKEVVSHNTVIITIAAGITLEGVEKSFGKEVKIVRTMPNTPSLVREGMSALCHNHIVTENELNEVMEIFNSFGKCEIVNEKLMDAIPAISGSSPAYVYLMIEALADGAVLQGIQRNQAYKLAAQAVLGAAKMVLETELHPGELKDQVCTPGGATIEAIAELEKQGFRSSIISAMERCTEKSKSLGN is encoded by the coding sequence ATGAATAAGAAGATTGGTTTTATTGGATGCGGAAAAATGGCCCAAGCCATGATTGGTGGGCTGATTGATTCAAATGTAATTGGAAAAAATCAGATTTATGTAAGTGCAAGGTCAAATGAGACGCTTGAAAAAGTTAAAAATTTATACGGGGTTTTAACGTTAAAAAGTAATATCGAGTTAGCTCAACAAGTTGATTATTTGTTTTTAGCTGTGAAACCTGATTTATATCCAACAATCATTGAAGAAATTAAAGAAGTAGTTTCACATAACACTGTCATCATTACAATTGCTGCTGGCATTACTTTAGAAGGTGTAGAAAAGTCATTTGGTAAAGAAGTTAAAATTGTAAGAACAATGCCAAATACACCATCTTTAGTTAGGGAAGGTATGAGCGCTCTTTGTCATAATCATATTGTTACTGAAAACGAACTAAATGAAGTTATGGAGATTTTTAATAGCTTTGGAAAATGCGAAATAGTTAATGAGAAATTAATGGATGCAATCCCTGCTATAAGCGGCTCATCACCTGCGTATGTTTACTTAATGATAGAAGCATTAGCGGATGGGGCTGTTTTACAAGGAATTCAAAGAAACCAAGCATATAAGTTAGCTGCTCAAGCAGTTTTAGGAGCTGCAAAAATGGTACTTGAAACTGAATTACATCCTGGCGAATTAAAAGACCAAGTATGTACACCAGGTGGTGCAACAATCGAAGCAATTGCTGAATTAGAAAAGCAAGGCTTCCGTTCATCAATTATTTCGGCAATGGAGCGTTGCACCGAGAAATCAAAGTCATTAGGAAATTAA
- the ytfJ gene encoding sporulation protein YtfJ, translating into MSQHPIGDLMHAAMENLSAMINVNTIIGDPISTPDGSLILTVSKVGVGFAAGGSEFRNYHLVDGVKQAEVRSPHPFGGGTGGGASITPIAFLIVSKDGVKLLHLDQNTHLIEKLMDLAPQALEKVKKYMKKKDDSDKPEEDFDTDLD; encoded by the coding sequence ATGAGTCAACATCCAATTGGAGACTTAATGCACGCAGCAATGGAAAACTTATCAGCAATGATTAATGTTAATACGATTATTGGTGATCCTATTTCAACACCTGATGGAAGTTTAATTTTAACTGTATCAAAAGTGGGAGTTGGCTTCGCAGCTGGTGGAAGTGAATTTCGAAATTATCATCTTGTAGACGGTGTAAAGCAAGCTGAAGTAAGAAGTCCACATCCATTTGGAGGAGGTACTGGTGGCGGAGCATCAATCACTCCAATTGCATTTTTAATTGTAAGCAAAGATGGAGTTAAATTACTTCACTTAGATCAAAATACGCATTTAATTGAAAAGCTAATGGACTTAGCGCCACAAGCTTTAGAAAAAGTAAAAAAATACATGAAGAAAAAAGATGATTCAGATAAACCTGAAGAAGATTTTGATACAGATTTAGATTAA